One part of the Vicia villosa cultivar HV-30 ecotype Madison, WI unplaced genomic scaffold, Vvil1.0 ctg.000359F_1_1, whole genome shotgun sequence genome encodes these proteins:
- the LOC131627337 gene encoding uncharacterized protein LOC131627337: MFSRQRKRSKSQKDATAAGSSNPPPRAFDALRFSSAIHQDRMPMLEKKKILAERKFVIDTEGSYKEIANIFNAKKWGRLLTPVDCINYEIVREFYANALQPEGELCSYKSFVRGKEIDFSRNAISELLGNPWNPFDPNIQTDEFSVARRTHQNQEVISRVILKPGKQVELNNVQEPIRYNRIDMTPLAQAVLLLIVFNIRPRFHKSSAPLDVALLVYHILENKTVDVAKIIANEMKIFIENTRRPGVHSSAPIIFPCLITSLCQKQGVRFPSVVNERKRDVVDDIYINRYCNAKLAAKKKQKEAGESSAAGEHGETLDYEDWDPRLRASFNYTWDALEAGRRSSEFLMDSMRQLYLHQSAPSGEIPPFPSREDYSAYANWPEGRPFFSEGVDDADAEGDEIGDDILD; encoded by the coding sequence ATGTTTAGCAGGCAAAGGAAGCGATCCAAGTCTCAAAAGGATGCAACTGCGGCTGGTAGTTCAAATCCTCCGCCAAGAGCTTTTGATGCATTGCGTTTCAGTAGTGCCATCCACCAGGACCGTATGCCCATGCtggaaaagaaaaagattttggCGGAGAGGAAGTTTGTGATTGACACTGAGGGAAGCTACAAAGAAATAGCAAACATTTTCAATGCAAAGAAGTGGGGAAGGTTGCTCACTCCGGTTGATTGCATAAATTATGAGATTGTCCGTGAGTTTTATGCTAATGCACTTCAACCGGAGGGTGAGTTGTGTTCTTATAAGTCTTTTGTTCGTGGTAAGGAGATCGATTTTTCGCGGAATGCAATCAGTGAGCTCCTTGGCAATCCTTGGAATCCATTTGATCCAAATATCCAGACTGATGAGTTTTCTGTTGCACGACGAACTCATCAGAACCAGGAAGTAATTTCTCGTGTGATCCTTAAACCGGGAAAGCAGGTGGAGTTGAACAATGTTCAGGAGCCGATTCGTTACAACAGGATTGATATGACTCCTTTGGCGCAAGCGGTGCTTCTTCTGATTGTGTTTAACATAAGGCCAAGGTTTCATAAGTCTTCGGCACCTCTTGATGTGGCTTTGCTTGTTTATCACATCTTGGAAAACAAGACGGTCGACGTTGCTAAAATAATTGCTAATGAGATGAAAATCTTCATCGAGAACACTCGTCGTCCTGGGGTACATTCTAGCGCACCTATTATTTTTCCTTGTTTGATTACTTCTTTGTGTCAAAAGCAGGGTGTTCGTTTTCCAAGTGTGGTGAACGAAAGGAAAAGAGATGTGGTTGATGATATCTACATCAACCGCTACTGTAATGCTAAGTTGGCTGCTAAGAAAAAGCAGAAGGAAGCTGGTGAGTCCTCTGCTGCAGGTGAGCATGGTGAGACTCTGGATTATGAAGATTGGGATCCGAGGTTGAGAGCATCTTTTAATTATACTTGGGATGCGCTTGAGGCTGGAAGGAGGTCCAGTGAATTCCTTATGGACTCCATGAGGCAGTTGTATCTGCATCAGTCTGCACCTTCTGGTGAGATCCCTCCTTTTCCTTCTCGCGAGGATTATTCTGCTTATGCAaattggcctgagggcaggcctttCTTTTCTGAGGGGGTGGATGATGCTGATGCAGAGGGTGATGAAATTGGTGATGACATCCTTGATTAG